The window CTATCTATTCACTTCACTTCAAGATTCAGCAATTCCTCATTTTTTCAGTTTTATTCAAACCCcatctggtttgttgttgttgttgttttatttttgtcttcAATTTTGTGTGTTAATGCATATATCAGCTTTCTTTTGAAGATGGGTCTTGAGCATAGACATCAATGAGTACTAAAGATTAGATCTTTTTGGTGTTTGGCGATTAAAGTTTTGATCTTTTTGGTTTTTGGTGAATCTTGGGTTTCAGATCTAGATTTAAGTTACATTCTGAATTGTAGATTTTGCATTTTTAGTCTTAAATTTTGTGAGATGGGTCTGTTTTTGTTGATCTTGTAAGGCTTGTTTGagaattctttgttttgtttatcttTTGGGGTTGGGATGAAGTGGGGTTATGGGTCTAAATCAAGATCTCGCCACAGCTCAGTGGTAGCTGTGGCAGAGGAAACAGAAGGGATTGAGATTGATGAAGAGTTTATAGAAAGCTATTGGGCTAATTTGCCTTCAGAGTTATTAAGAGAAGTTCTTAAAAGGATTGAGGATACAGAATCTAAATGGCCTTTGAGAAAAAATGTTGTGGCTTGTGCTGGAGTTTGTAGGAGCTGGAGAGAGATTATGAAGGAATTGGTAAAGACCCCTGAAGTTTCTGGCAAATTAACTTTCCCAATTTCAGTTAAGcaggtaaaagaaaaaaaaaattcccacTTCAATTGATTAAGGATGTGTTTATTTTCTTTGTGATTTGCATTAGGATTTGAGGTAGTTATATTTGTAAGTAATTTGTTTATTTGATTTGGAGTTTTCTTGTTTCTTTAAGTGGTTTTACCCTTTAAAACAAATACAGCTTCATTTCTTCAAGGCTTAATCTGAAGGCATATACTCAAATTCAAGATTAGCTTGGCTTATTAGGAAGCTTGTGAAATGCTATATGTTAGGCACTAGCCAACTATTTGGTTCATCTTCCATGTTTTTGGTTGTATCTATTCTAGCTTCTCGACAATTATATGCTTAATcacctttttcttctttctaaaCAGTTTCTTCCAAGTTTTAttgttatgcaaaaatgatgatttTTATATCCACATACTGGATACAAAATTATACTGTCAAATTATTGTGTAATTTCGGAAAAACAAGGTCATCCCTCCGTCGAATGAAAGTAAGAAAGtaatgaaattttaaagttccTCATAAGAAGTTACATATCAACTATGAAGTTTGTTATTACTTTTATCTTTGATTTTGTGTGTTCTTGAAAGTATTTCCCTGTTTTTGCAGCCTGGTCCACGAGAGACACTCCTTCAGTGTTTTATAAAGCGAAACCAGGCAACACAAACATATCATCTTTACCTCAGTTTGACTCAAGGTGAGCATTCACTCTTTCAGAACACGGGCCTTCAATTTGTTGAAGTTCATCTTTTCGAGCAAGGAGTTGTGTGGAGGGAAGCATGATTACGTTCAGCTAGAATTGCATCTTCAAGTTTGGAATCATCTGTCATTTTTGTTTCATCTGTTTATTGTGGCAGCATTGGCTGATGATGGCAAGTTTCTCCTTGCTGCTCGGAAATACAGGAGGCCGACCTGCACTGACTACATTATATCACTAGATGCAGATGAAATGTCAAAGGGAGGTGGAACTTGTATCGGGAAACTAAGGTGTGGCTTGCTTTTTGTGTTGATGGGGTGAGTGGTAATGCTTAGATGGTGTTTAACGAGTCATTTTCTTTTTGGCTTAGATCAAATTTCCTTGGAACCAAGTTCACTGTGTATGATGCTATTCTACCTTATGCTGGAGCCAAAATGGTGAAGAGCCGTTCCACTAGGCTTGTGGGCTCAAAACAAATGAATCCTAGAGTGCCTGCTGGAAACTATGAAGTTGCTCATATTTCGTACGAGTTGAATGTACTTGGAGCCAGGTACGGCTTTGCTTTTCTTGCAAAAGCTTGGAAGAGACTTCTAATTACTGCTCTTCTTCGCACTATGGACTAAAATGTTATTATTGGTAATAATACATTGGTCAGTATTGGACGGTTAATGATAGGTCATTCATCTTATGTAACTAGCAGGGGGCCGAGAAGAATGCACTGTGTAATGGATGCTATCCCGGTTTCTTCCATTAAACCTGGAGGTGTAGCTCCAATACAGGTTGATTTTCCAATGGGCAATAGTGATTCCTCACTTCCACTTCGGTTTCTTCGATCCAAATCAAATCGCATGGAGAAGTCCTTATCTGGACCTTTAGAAACTCAAAGAGAAGGTTCACTTGTTCTGAAAAACAAGGCTCCCAGATGGCATGAGCAGCTCCAGTGCTGGTGCTTGAACTTTCATGGTCGCGTAACTGTCGCCTCGGTCAAGAACTTTCAGTTGGTGGCTTCTCCAGAGAATGGTGTGGCTGGACCAGAACACGAGAAAGTTATTCTGCAGTTTGGCAAAGTAGGGAAGGACGTGTTTACAATGGATTACCGCTATCCACTATCAGCATTCCAGGCATTCGCTATATGCCTTAGCAGCTTTGACACTAAAATTGCTTGTGAATGACTGTCTTGAAGGTTGGCTCTACCTCTTTCCTTGCAAGAGTTCAAATTTGCAAACATATCATTTACTCGTAGTCTTTGGCAATTGTCATAGAACAAGGTCTTGTTTTCATGTTAATAAAGTCAAGGAGTCAATTTTTATAAGATTATTGTGCTAACTTTGTCACTTGCATCGGTTATGCAACTTCGGAAAAGAAgttcatagtaattgtggcttAACTTTCTCGGTGTTTTCTACTTGAGATGGTTTACGACATATAACCAAAGATTAGAACAGATAAAAATTTTCACACGGACACACCGTTTGATAAAAGTTCAAGTATCTTAGCATGTCTCACATAACGTTGCGTTAGCCATGCTACTACCGAGTTGTTATTACCTTCAATATTTTCTTGTGGCTTGTAAATTTCGACTTTGCATTTGTTTGTGCTTTAACAGAGGGGACTACTGCTTGGAACTGCAATAATTCCAGTGGGAAATTGATCGAATGAGAAGCAATGGTGCATAATGCAAATAAGATGCTAAAGCTGATTATCATTTTTCATACTGTAACTTCTCGGATGTTAGCACAAAAGACAGTACAGAAACTAAAGAACCAAAGAATGTGCAGCTACAGAGTAGAAAAAAGCATGTTACTCTAAACATCTTCTGTACATTACGTTTGTTTTAATTTGTGTACATAATTACTTAAATCACCTTTTTTCTTTGAGAAATCTTCATTATTGTTGTTGCCATTTGAACTTCATCTCCTTCCTTACCTCTCTTTCTATATCTTTTATACTATCTTTTTGTGTTTATCATAATTCGACGACAATTAATTTGCTGCTTGGAACTGAAAACATCAACGTTTCATTTGTCTATTAAGTTTCAAAGAACTTTCTTCATATTATCAAGATTTTGTGTCTTGTCGATATTTAAAGGCAGCTTCGTGCATGGAGCATTCCGTAGTCACGCTGGGTTTGGGGAATGGTTGCACCCTAAGAAGTGTtatgtaggcagcctaccctaatgcaagtatTAATGGTTGATTCCACGGCtctataaagttaaaaatgtatTTGTTACAAGACTATAATTGTGACAGTGGGCAGAGGCGGAGCCATAATTTGAAGTTTCTCGATTTAGGATTTTAGCCATTTTAAGTTATTTGATTCTAGATTAATAATTTgaacatattaaatgaatttcTTAAGATTAATATAGAGTTTGGTTCAAAGTTGCTGAGTTAGGCCAAACTTGTGCCTCGGTCTCTAGTGCGCCGCCCCTGACAGTGTGCTGAAAAAGATTGTGATATACTGGAGTATGTAGACTCAACGCTATGCATTTCTGAAATTGAAAATTGACAGATTCTTATTCCTTTCTGGATAAAACCAGGGAATCAATTGGTGGGGTTATAATATTCTCCAGTGGCGCACTCGCTATAAAATTTCTGACCAAATGGTTTCTCTGTATTAACGCCTCTATTAGCTAAATTCTCTTTTTCTTATCGAATTTAAACTTACGAATTCGTGCTACTCACAAACCGACACGAAGAAATCTCTTATACAGATGAATGTGAATCTATTCGATATACCTTCAATTATATCTACGAGTTGAAAGAGTAGAATCCTATAAATGTCTAATCAAATCAAATCTAGAGAATATCAACTAAGAAAAGCTCAGAGATTCTACTTCTCTTTCCTTGTTAATTTTAACTTTAAGATCAGCGTAGAGAACAACACCTAATCTAACCTGCACAAGATCAGATTAGATAAGCTCACAGAATCTGTGCGTGGTTTTTGAGCCTCTTTTTTCCCCATGCGAGTCAATAATTGAGATTCTATTAGAACATCAAGGTGAAATTTGATTTTTTAATGATTTCTCGATGTAGTTCCAACAGAGACGGATCTAGGATTTCATAAACATGGGTACACCACTACGTCTAGTGAGAACAAATAAATGTCCTGCCAAGTGCAACTATATCATAGTATATGAGTTAATACTGAAACTTTTAGAATAAAGGACCTTTTTTTAgaaacaaaaccaaataaaagaaGTCACTTAAAATAACCGGTGTGGGTCTGAGAGCAAAATCTTATTGAGAACAAGGGTTCTAGagcatgagagagagagagagagagagcgtgAGAGACACAACCAAAATTGGGGCTTTAGTACAAAATGGGATTAGGGAGAATAAGAAGTATTGCGGATGAGTTCACGTGCACCATAATCTAGGCTATAAATCCGCCTCTGAGTTTTAAGTGCTTAAATGGGTTATAACGAAAGGCTCATGCCATTCTGCATTTTTgtattcttgtttttttttttttttggttaaatatACTAACTGTATAACACCTGCTCcttgaactcttttttttttttttttttttttttttttttgataagcagggatctttatatatataggaATCACAAAATAGAGTTTACAATATTATCTGTGTCCGATAGGACATTTCTTACTTGGCTATTACAGGAATTTATAATGTCTCACATGACATTTTGATTTTCAAATGATGCAAGCTTAGTACAGACATCTTTGCTAATGTTTTTAACTAGGTAGATAGCATCTTCATAGTCTGAAGATAATGCAACGGTTACAAAAGGAGGGGCATAGTACATAATATTGAGATCCCTGCTATTGTTGTCATGAATAGCGCTCCTAGCCAGCTTGTGTGCTGGCTTGTTGGCTTCCCTGAAGTTGTGCTGGATTTTTTGAGCCTTCACCTGAGTCATTAATAACCTGCAATCATGAATAATATTGTTAAAGATTGTGTTTCCATTTTCTAAGCAGGTAATGACATCCGTTGAGTCGGATACTACTTCTATGTTCGTGTAACCTTGTTCCTTGGTAACACGTAAGCCTACTTTTAGTCCCATCAACTCAGCATGTAGGGGAGATAAGCCAGGTAGAGACCCTTGGAACTCAAGTACCCACTGACCCCTACTGTCCTTGAGGAGGCCACCAAAGCCACAAAGAGAAGTGTTTTCCTTAAATGATCCATCAATGTTGAGCTTAATATAGCTACAAGGGGGTTTAAGCCATTTAACTGCGATGGGAATCCTTTGGTGCGGTATAGATTCCTTCTCAGTCAGGAGTTTATATTTCACTGCTTGTTTATAAGCATATTGTAAGAAGGCTTTGTTCGTAATTATCAGCCAATTACTAGTGTTATTCCAGCTATCCGTATCCAAGCCTAAGAAGAGCCAAAATTCCTTCACAGCTATGCAATCCATGAAAATGTGAGTAATGGTTTCACTATGACCCTTACAAAATGTGCAATTAGGGTCAATGTTTATACCAATGTGGTTTAAGTAGCTTCTAGTTGGTAGCCTGTCGTGGTAGCATTTTCATACCAAGAATTTTAAGTTGTTGGGATAGTTTAGTACCCAAATCCAAGCAAAGTCCTTAGCATTGTTTGGTTGACTATTTAATAGATTGTAGCATGATTTGCTAGTGAATAGCCCATTTATGTTTAGTGACCAAATAGGGGTATCACAAATTTTTGGGCTGGGAGTGACAGCAGTGATTTTGTTAATCAAGTTAGGTTGAAAGTCTATGGATAATTTGGATAAGTCCTAATGACTATTAATCCAGATATCCTTAATTGCTAGAATATTGTCCTTTTGAGTTAGGGGACCGTATATGCATTGGCGTAGCTGTGGAGTTTGGTGGATCCAACGACTATTCCATACACTGAGGTTCGATAAATTATGGGGCAACCAAGTAATACCTTTGCTACAAACTTTGCCCAAGGGGAATGTGTGTTAGTGAGGAATCTCCAAGATAGGTTGGCTTGATTCACTAGATTTTTATTCTTTGCTGTGTGTATCCCTAATCTGCCTTCCTTCTTGTGTTTGGTGATGGTTCCCTAGTTAATACGATGGAGTTTTTTGGAAGTGGCATTTGTACTCTATATAAAATTTCGCTAAATTTTGTCTATGTTATTAAAAATCTTGGACGACAGTAGAGTGTATTGCATAATGTGATTTGGGAGGGAGTTTAGGCATGAGGTAGCCAGAACGCACCTGCCAGCCATGTTAAGACAGTTGTTTTCCAAGTAGCCAATTTTGCAAGCATATTATCGAGAACAAATTGAAAATCAGAGGTTCTAGGTTTCGAGTTAGTAGTCGGAAAACCTAAGTATTTACCAAAGGCATGACTAATGTTGATATTGAGAAAATTTGAAGATTGGAGCCATTATTTTTAGGGCATTATTTAGATATGATGGTTTTTGATTTTGCCCTATTAATGGTCTGCCCTGATAGGTAGAAAAATAAATCTAGGCATTGTTTAATAGTAGTTGTAGTGTTTTTATTGATTTGAGCCATTAGAGTAAGATCATCTGCGAAGAAAAGGTGTGTTAATTGGTGATAGTTTTTTTTCCTATAGTCACCGGATCCCAACATTCCATATCCACCTTGTGGTTGATGAGAGTAAAAAGCATTTCCATACAAAGTATAAATAAATATGGAGACATAGGGTCATCCTACCTAATACCTCTACTAGGGGTAAAGTAAGCAGTTCTAGAGCCCTTAACAAGGATAGCTATTTTACTTGACGAAACACAGTTCATAATGAGTTTGTGATATTGGGGGAAAATTTAAAAGAGGTGAGGACTCTATAGACAAAGGTCCATTCAAAACGGTCAAAAGCTTTTTCTAGATCGATTTTTAGGATCATATTGTATTTTTTATCATGGTACTTATTCATTTTGAGGATGGGTTCTTGAATAATGATAGCGTTATCActagcttttttattttttaggaaacTAGCTTGAAAGGGGTTGATAAGGGTGTTTAGGAAAGGCTTCAAGCGATTAGTAATGACTTTAGTAATGATTTTATAAATAGTATTACATAAACCTATGGACGTAAAGTTTTTTAAGTTATTTGCATTAGAAATTTTGGGAATTAGACATAGGAGAGTATCTTTTATGCCATCCGAATATTTTCCACTATTGAAAACGTCCTGGCAGAGGCTAATAGCTGAGCTGCCTATTATGTTCCaatatttttggaagaaaaaggGATGAAGTCCATCCGAGCCAAGAGCTTTGTAaggtttaaaagaaaaatatgctTTGATAATTTCAGAGTTTGTGATGGGATTATCCAGAAAGGATAAGTCAGTATTATTAAAgttttttgggtcattttttataCTATTCCAATCACTAGACACATGAAAAGTTGTGAAAACCTTTTTAAAATAATCACTTGTATGATTGATGATGGCTTCAGAGTCATCAATCCATTTATTATTATCACccttaaagaaaataattttatttcttctttttctgttagTAGCCATAATTTGATAAAATTTTGTGTTAGCATCTCCTTCGTTTAGCCAATGGATTCTAGATCGTAGTTTCCAGTAATTTTCCTCTATTTTCAAAATGTTATTATAATCATGTTTTAGTGTTGCTTCTAAATTTTGGAGGAAGGTACTCGAGTGGTAAGTTGTGGAATTTTGTATGCCTTTGAGTCTAGAGAgaatacattttttattttttaaaatatcagTAAAAGTGTTATTTTTTCAAGTAATGACATTATCCTTAAAGGTGGATGTAGCCATGGTGTAGGAGTTGTTACACCATGCGTTTGTTATCACATTTTTAAATTGGGGGTGCTTACACCAAAAAGGTTCGAGTCGGAACGGTTTAGGAAATTGGTGGCATTGTTTAGGAATGAGGCTAATGAGTAAAGGATTGTGATCCGAGTGGGTTTTAGGAAGATCAATTATAGAAGCATTTGGAAAGATTTGAATCCGTTGGTCTTTACCAAAGACTTTGTCAAGATGTTCCATAATAAGGCTATTATTGGTGAATTTATAGTTAGACCAAGTGTATTTACAACCCTTATAGCCAAAATCAAGTAATTTATAATAGTTAAGACTAGACCAAAGTTTTTACGCTCGTCTAAGGTTCAATGGTTTACGTCCTAACTTCTCATTATctctaaaaatattattaaaatcacCCTCAACTGTGGCCCATTATAATTGTCCGTAATGCtttcaatattttttcacaattgGTCTCTAGTAACTGAATTAGTACTagcataaattaaagaaaataaccAGTTGAATCTAGTAGGGCATACCTCAATGGTTGCATGTATTTCATGATTGCTAGGAACAAAGTTGTGGACATTCACCTTGGCATGGTCCCATAGAACAACCATACCACTAGCCTGGTTCTCTCAAACGATCCTATAATGTAACTGCTATGCCTCCTATATATACTATCCATTCTATATCTCTCTTTTCATTATATATAGTTACATAGGGGTCACTAACATGGATAATTGTTCAACTTTTCTAATGTATGATTCTATTTACATTGTTTGTATTCTTGTTTTTGTGAATCAATATCAAATATCCCATTtgtctcaatttatgtgacatTTTTCGCTTATCGAAATTCAAATTTCATAATTTTGACCGTTAATTTGAACATAGaatctttaaattttttgaaataaaatttatatatttgaaaactacataaaaagtactataagtcacaatacttaacaatttaaaatatgaAAGAAACTCGATTAAAGAAGAATATTAACTCTCGAAATTGAAATACCTTCATATAAAATAGGACAAAGGTCGAAGGGAGTATACAAGTCGTTTGGTACAAGTAATTTTGCTAGGATTTGGAACAGGTCAACATGTTTTTGGTCAAATTTGTATGGCCATTTAGTCTATTTCCGCTTGGAGAATAATTTTTTAAATCGTTTTTCTAATTTTTCTCTCTCCTGTTAACTAACCATCACTGACTGTCTTTTAGGTTGATACTTGACAGAATAATGGTTATAGCTTCGAATGTCGCTCCCACACTTTGGAAGAAGAAATTTCAATATTTGAATTCACGAATTTAATTGCAAAACCTTTTATATAAGAGTATATGATTTATGTCATTTATTTTACTGAATGACAAACACATTGAGATTTTGTAACATATATAATAAGACCGGTCATATTACGTATTACTTTCATCGAATGCAAACTTGTCGCGTCAATTATTAACCAGGTCACATGAATTTCAATGTTCTTTGATGTATTGGTAATCATGTTTTGATCATGTCTTTCTGATTGATGGGATGAGCATGGTTTCtcccaaaaaaaagaagaagaaaaagataatCATGTTTTGCGTATGAACCAGGGCCGGAGCTGCCATGTTAGCTACATGTTCAGACAAATACAATAATTTTTGCTTAAGGGCGAAGTGCATAGATAATTGATAGTAGGGCTGCTATTTAAGTCACACCCTAAGTTTATAATATTTTGCAAATCTATCACTTCGGGAACAACCTCAGACATACGATCCTGTCTTCGAAAGCTGAGAAGTCACATACAAAATTGAACTTCGTGCAATTATAGCTGAAATTCAGGCATTTTTGCCTGCATTCAAGCATTTTTATTTCAGACTAGTATGATTGAAGTTCAAGCAATTTGCATGCCTTTAGCCACATATGACTGAAATTCGGCAATTTAATTTTTGCCTGCACTTCAATCACATATAGCTGAAGTTCATCCATTATAAACTATGGACCTGATTGCATTGGCTTAAAAAAGTGATTTTTCAGCATAAATAACTTTGAAGCTATTGAATATAATATCAAGAATGAGAAGGAAAACAACTAGTCTAGTAGCTCAGCTCATAGGTTCAAGAAGTTAGTTACAATCGGTTAAAAAGTTAGTTTAGTTACGAGTTAGTTAAGTTAGTTATGACTTTAGAGAGTTAAATTCTTAGATAAGCAGGAGATAATATGCTTCTATATATACGTGTAGATGTATGCAGATATTgattaatgaagaatattcttcTCTTAGTTCATTCTCTccagtcttcttcttcttcttcttcttcttcttcttcttcttcttcttcttcttcttcttcttcttcttcttcttcttctcctctttATCACCTCAAACTAATGAATTCTTCTATGTGTGATCTCCatttattattgttaattacttcTAATCATACTGTTCTTATGGTGTACACTTAAACTtcttcatggtatcagagcaatagaATTCAATCACTTCCGCGAATCAAAAGTTCTTGTTCTT of the Nicotiana tabacum cultivar K326 chromosome 7, ASM71507v2, whole genome shotgun sequence genome contains:
- the LOC107825952 gene encoding tubby-like F-box protein 3 — protein: MKWGYGSKSRSRHSSVVAVAEETEGIEIDEEFIESYWANLPSELLREVLKRIEDTESKWPLRKNVVACAGVCRSWREIMKELVKTPEVSGKLTFPISVKQPGPRETLLQCFIKRNQATQTYHLYLSLTQALADDGKFLLAARKYRRPTCTDYIISLDADEMSKGGGTCIGKLRSNFLGTKFTVYDAILPYAGAKMVKSRSTRLVGSKQMNPRVPAGNYEVAHISYELNVLGARGPRRMHCVMDAIPVSSIKPGGVAPIQVDFPMGNSDSSLPLRFLRSKSNRMEKSLSGPLETQREGSLVLKNKAPRWHEQLQCWCLNFHGRVTVASVKNFQLVASPENGVAGPEHEKVILQFGKVGKDVFTMDYRYPLSAFQAFAICLSSFDTKIACE